The Actinobacillus equuli genome includes a window with the following:
- the cysZ gene encoding sulfate transporter CysZ, with product MSSAFNEPQSDLGLGFHYFIYGWRLMLQRKLLPFVLIPIAINSVLMIALLWFFIGNIVGWADWIVSFMPSWLDWLTIILVPLAVLSLVMLFYFTFTTITNFIAAPFNALLAEKVELQLTGEQLNNMTAAEMLKDVPRMLKREWQKMMYSIPRFIALFLLSFVPVIGQTVVPVLTFIFGAWLLAIQYCDYPFDNHKISFKRMRNALGQRKILNFTFGTFVSIFTALPFVNLVVMPVAVCGATAMWVEEYRNFMLGRNSDFDGADYTTKTGREISTETRLGTINPYVRNGDIKPH from the coding sequence ATGTCATCTGCATTTAACGAACCGCAAAGCGATTTAGGCTTAGGATTTCATTATTTTATTTATGGCTGGAGGCTTATGCTGCAACGTAAACTCCTGCCATTTGTATTAATTCCAATTGCCATTAATAGCGTACTTATGATCGCATTACTATGGTTTTTTATTGGCAATATTGTAGGCTGGGCGGATTGGATCGTCAGCTTTATGCCGTCATGGTTGGATTGGTTAACCATTATTTTAGTACCGCTTGCCGTGCTGTCTTTAGTTATGTTGTTTTATTTTACCTTTACTACCATCACCAATTTTATCGCAGCACCGTTTAATGCTTTACTGGCTGAGAAAGTCGAATTACAACTTACCGGCGAACAACTCAATAATATGACAGCAGCGGAAATGCTAAAAGACGTACCTCGTATGCTAAAACGTGAATGGCAAAAGATGATGTATAGCATCCCTCGTTTCATTGCGTTGTTTTTATTAAGTTTTGTACCGGTCATCGGACAAACCGTTGTGCCTGTATTAACTTTTATTTTCGGCGCTTGGTTATTAGCCATTCAATATTGTGACTACCCGTTTGATAACCATAAAATCAGTTTTAAACGTATGCGCAACGCCCTTGGGCAACGCAAGATTTTAAATTTTACCTTCGGCACATTTGTGAGTATTTTTACCGCTTTACCTTTTGTGAATTTAGTCGTGATGCCGGTTGCCGTCTGCGGTGCAACTGCAATGTGGGTGGAAGAATATCGTAACTTTATGTTAGGACGAAACAGCGATTTTGACGGTGCAGACTATACCACTAAAACCGGTAGAGAAATCAGTACCGAAACACGTTTAGGCACAATCAATCCCTATGTACGTAACGGCGATATTAAACCTCACTAA
- a CDS encoding polysaccharide biosynthesis tyrosine autokinase gives MNNKNTKNDEIDLMRFINVLLDNKYLILFCTVVCAALGLSYSILSTPVYTANAVVQVDEKKSGNILKELSDGFTQESSPNTEIEVIKSRLVLAKTVEDLNLTTEVTPVRSIPFISKGLENLADYTPDILVAEFIPENENLEELVLEVGANKGEYRLYQKDGETLILEGLVNRSYANDQLKFKVSILHGNAGQRFRLKKIAELAAIEKLQQRLHINEKGKQTGVIEIAIRGENQRDIKNIIKSVSESYVQQNAHKNAAEASRSLELLQNRLPEVREKLVEAENSLNKYKEDNSSIDLDLEAKSYLDRLVRIDADLNALTIKEGEIAQKFTKRHPTYVALLNQKKTLRDEKAKIAKEMENLPATQRDMVSLNRELEVDQQIYMQLSNKLQELDVVRAGAVGNARILDAAQVLPNPSVLSKAVSTLLSGFLGFVLGLIVSLIKALFNRTIQSPTMAKKLGLTAYTSVPNSKKQPNFSFDKFKQGRLSRNNTKLLSESTPTDSAIEALRGLRADIHFAMQEAKNKVLMVSSASYDTGNTFIATNLANIVAKSGKKVLLIDVDTRYSYLDKMFDTENKNGIGEVLTQSLPFESVVSPAANAHFDVISKGKITENLSEYLLGERFQQLLSWANTHYDLVIIDTPPVLSSSDAAIIGRYTGTAILVGRFGETTRPELEATLQHFERAGVKLNGFVLNCTKPTANNRYQ, from the coding sequence ATGAATAACAAAAACACCAAAAATGATGAGATCGATTTAATGAGATTCATCAATGTATTACTTGATAATAAGTATTTGATCCTATTCTGCACGGTTGTTTGTGCCGCATTAGGCTTAAGTTACAGTATTCTTTCTACACCTGTTTATACAGCGAATGCGGTAGTACAGGTCGATGAAAAAAAGTCGGGTAATATTTTAAAAGAACTGTCCGATGGTTTTACTCAAGAATCTTCGCCGAATACTGAAATCGAGGTGATTAAATCTCGCTTAGTGTTAGCCAAAACAGTCGAAGATCTTAATCTTACTACGGAAGTAACCCCTGTACGTTCAATTCCTTTTATCAGTAAAGGACTTGAAAACCTTGCTGACTATACGCCGGATATTCTTGTTGCTGAATTTATTCCCGAAAATGAGAACTTAGAAGAATTAGTACTCGAAGTCGGCGCAAATAAAGGAGAATACCGTCTCTATCAAAAAGACGGTGAAACACTAATTTTAGAAGGATTAGTCAATCGTTCTTATGCTAACGATCAACTTAAATTTAAAGTGTCTATCTTGCATGGCAATGCAGGGCAACGCTTTCGTTTGAAAAAGATTGCGGAATTAGCGGCAATTGAGAAATTACAACAACGTTTACACATTAATGAAAAAGGTAAACAAACCGGGGTGATTGAAATTGCTATCCGTGGTGAAAACCAACGAGATATCAAAAACATCATTAAAAGTGTTTCCGAAAGTTATGTGCAACAAAATGCGCATAAAAATGCGGCTGAAGCGTCAAGAAGTTTAGAGTTACTGCAAAATCGCTTGCCGGAGGTAAGAGAAAAATTAGTCGAAGCGGAAAACAGTTTGAATAAATATAAAGAAGACAATAGCTCTATCGACTTAGATTTAGAAGCCAAGTCTTATTTAGACCGCCTTGTACGTATTGATGCGGATTTAAACGCTTTAACCATTAAAGAAGGCGAAATCGCTCAGAAGTTTACCAAGCGCCACCCGACTTATGTTGCCTTGTTAAACCAGAAAAAAACCTTACGTGATGAAAAAGCCAAAATCGCTAAGGAAATGGAAAATCTACCGGCAACCCAACGAGATATGGTCAGCTTAAACCGTGAACTTGAAGTTGATCAGCAAATCTATATGCAGCTTTCTAATAAATTACAGGAGCTGGATGTAGTTAGAGCCGGGGCGGTCGGAAATGCACGCATTCTGGATGCGGCTCAAGTGCTACCGAATCCAAGCGTTTTAAGCAAAGCAGTTTCAACATTGCTATCCGGCTTTTTAGGATTTGTATTAGGGCTTATCGTTTCGTTAATTAAAGCGCTATTTAACCGTACGATTCAATCGCCTACGATGGCGAAAAAATTAGGGCTGACCGCCTATACCAGCGTGCCAAACAGCAAAAAACAGCCGAATTTCTCGTTTGATAAATTCAAACAAGGTCGCTTAAGCCGAAATAACACGAAGTTATTATCAGAAAGTACACCGACAGATTCGGCGATTGAAGCGTTACGAGGCCTGCGAGCGGATATTCACTTCGCTATGCAAGAGGCGAAAAATAAAGTGTTAATGGTTTCAAGTGCTTCGTATGACACCGGTAATACCTTTATTGCTACAAACTTAGCCAATATCGTGGCGAAATCAGGTAAAAAAGTGTTACTGATTGATGTCGATACACGTTACAGCTATTTAGACAAAATGTTTGATACCGAAAATAAAAACGGTATTGGAGAGGTCTTAACTCAGTCATTACCGTTTGAATCTGTCGTCAGCCCTGCAGCTAATGCGCATTTTGATGTGATCTCAAAAGGTAAAATCACGGAAAACCTCTCCGAATATTTACTCGGCGAACGTTTCCAACAACTTCTATCGTGGGCAAATACACATTATGACTTAGTCATTATTGATACACCGCCGGTATTGAGTTCAAGTGACGCCGCAATTATCGGTCGCTATACAGGCACGGCAATTTTAGTCGGTAGATTTGGCGAAACTACTCGTCCTGAGCTAGAAGCAACACTGCAACATTTTGAAAGAGCTGGCGTGAAATTAAATGGTTTTGTTCTGAACTGTACTAAACCAACTGCCAATAATCGTTATCAATAA
- the zipA gene encoding cell division protein ZipA, whose translation MELHILFFILAGLLIAVLIGFSIWSGRREKSRIFSNTFSTRPPATPINNVVSDVPASLNPQQYNAPASTSHIEEAENPVQIQQEVESTLREIKINLPGQEASVYQNEPAAPIYGTTPAQPVVKQQVTYQHPVEPAFTQAPQSPIAETTSVLEQSVEELERQATLGEVDIYSDASVRVELAKNSVQVEAEQTQEPAVAENNMITLYVVAPEGQQFRGDYVVQSLEALGFQYGEYQIFHRHQHMGNSASPVIFSVANMMQPGVFDLAKIEQFSTVGLVLFMHLPSEGNDAVNLKLLLKTTENLAQALGGFVLNEHREIFDENSRQAYLARVS comes from the coding sequence ATGGAGCTTCATATTCTTTTCTTTATTTTAGCCGGCTTATTAATTGCCGTGTTAATCGGTTTCAGTATTTGGTCTGGACGTCGTGAGAAATCGCGTATTTTTTCTAATACGTTCTCAACTCGTCCGCCGGCAACACCAATTAATAATGTTGTGTCTGATGTCCCTGCATCGCTTAACCCGCAACAATATAATGCGCCTGCATCAACCTCTCATATTGAAGAAGCAGAGAATCCGGTGCAAATACAGCAAGAAGTCGAAAGCACATTACGCGAAATTAAAATTAATTTACCGGGGCAAGAAGCGAGCGTATATCAAAACGAACCTGCCGCACCTATTTATGGCACAACGCCTGCTCAACCGGTAGTGAAGCAACAAGTTACTTATCAACATCCGGTAGAACCGGCATTTACCCAAGCGCCCCAATCACCGATTGCTGAAACAACTTCAGTATTAGAGCAATCTGTTGAAGAGTTAGAGCGTCAAGCTACATTAGGTGAAGTAGATATTTATTCGGATGCCTCAGTACGTGTTGAATTAGCGAAGAATTCAGTTCAAGTTGAAGCGGAACAAACTCAAGAGCCGGCAGTTGCAGAAAATAATATGATTACCCTTTATGTTGTTGCTCCGGAAGGTCAGCAGTTCCGTGGTGATTATGTGGTACAAAGCCTTGAAGCGTTAGGCTTCCAATATGGCGAATATCAAATTTTCCACCGCCATCAACATATGGGCAACAGCGCATCGCCGGTGATTTTCAGTGTGGCGAATATGATGCAACCGGGCGTGTTTGATTTAGCTAAAATTGAGCAGTTCTCAACGGTTGGTTTAGTGTTATTTATGCACTTACCGTCAGAAGGTAATGATGCGGTGAACCTCAAATTATTACTCAAAACGACAGAGAATCTTGCACAAGCCCTCGGTGGTTTCGTGTTAAATGAACATCGAGAAATCTTTGATGAGAACTCTCGTCAAGCCTATTTAGCTCGAGTGAGCTAA
- a CDS encoding acyltransferase family protein has translation MDTNLPSKFQERNNFLDIAKGIGIFLMIFGHNILNGNGEYVYHSKDTWSAPLLVFIYSFHMPLFMLISGYLFYFSLNRNVDWKNILCKRFKHILFPIIIFNFYVYIAMNSQVYQSDLYVVFNLERLLFRIFDGFWFLWAILCSSVLVIFVKHFAKDSKLLYFLILIALFFIPNKVFGLQTYRISFVYGFFVLAYLFAERIKVNTQKINENYGKIWLISTIIFFICLPFFSYENYIYFSGYNILNPLLNVTLSEQLWLNIYRFIIGLSGSVFILFLINKIYQSTKDIFIWKFFSYLGTYSLGFYCIQELLISFGVKVISKGYFEINYIINFFQSLCVIFLCKIFIELLKKNDFLKKLHLG, from the coding sequence ATGGATACAAATTTGCCCTCAAAGTTTCAAGAGCGAAATAATTTTTTAGATATAGCAAAAGGAATTGGAATATTTCTAATGATCTTTGGGCACAACATATTAAATGGAAATGGTGAATATGTTTATCATAGTAAGGATACATGGTCAGCTCCACTCTTAGTTTTTATATATTCATTTCATATGCCACTTTTTATGCTGATTAGTGGATACCTATTTTATTTTTCTTTAAATAGGAATGTAGATTGGAAAAATATTCTTTGTAAGCGATTTAAACATATATTATTCCCTATAATAATATTTAATTTTTATGTTTATATTGCGATGAATAGCCAAGTTTATCAAAGCGATCTTTATGTTGTGTTTAATTTGGAACGATTGTTATTTCGAATCTTTGATGGATTTTGGTTTTTGTGGGCAATTTTATGTTCATCTGTTTTAGTGATCTTTGTTAAGCATTTTGCAAAAGATAGTAAATTATTATATTTCTTAATTCTTATTGCCTTGTTCTTTATACCTAATAAAGTGTTTGGGTTGCAAACTTATCGAATTTCATTTGTTTATGGTTTCTTTGTTCTAGCCTATTTATTCGCTGAAAGAATAAAAGTAAATACGCAGAAAATAAATGAAAATTACGGAAAAATTTGGCTGATTAGTACTATTATATTCTTTATTTGTTTGCCGTTTTTTAGTTATGAGAATTATATTTATTTCTCAGGGTATAATATTTTAAATCCATTGTTGAATGTAACTTTAAGTGAACAATTATGGTTGAATATATATCGTTTTATTATTGGGTTAAGCGGTAGTGTTTTTATTCTTTTTCTTATAAATAAGATTTATCAAAGCACTAAAGATATTTTTATTTGGAAGTTTTTTAGCTATTTGGGTACTTATTCATTAGGATTTTATTGTATTCAGGAATTATTGATCTCTTTTGGAGTAAAAGTAATTTCAAAAGGTTATTTTGAAATTAATTATATTATTAATTTTTTTCAATCTTTATGTGTGATTTTTCTTTGTAAAATTTTTATAGAATTATTAAAGAAAAACGATTTTTTAAAGAAGCTCCATTTAGGATGA
- a CDS encoding aspartate/glutamate racemase family protein gives MKTLGILGGMSPESTVSYYLNINRAVNQALGGNASAKILMSSVDFAEIVNCQKSGDWQKAGEILAQQAKLLEQAGAEGILLATNTMHKVASPIVEAISVPFLHILDAVADSIKAKGLTTVALLGTAFTMSDNFYVDGLRQRGITPLVPDEQTQQEIHRIIFEELCLGQFLPQSKAFYLKTIEKLTALGAQGVILGCTEIGLLINQSDSALPFFDTAELHSEMAVGFVLG, from the coding sequence ATGAAAACACTTGGCATCTTAGGTGGAATGAGTCCGGAAAGTACGGTTTCTTATTATTTGAATATCAACCGAGCGGTCAATCAGGCACTAGGCGGTAATGCCAGTGCTAAGATCTTGATGTCGAGTGTCGATTTTGCCGAAATCGTTAATTGCCAAAAAAGTGGTGATTGGCAAAAGGCAGGTGAAATTCTTGCGCAACAAGCTAAATTACTTGAACAAGCAGGGGCGGAAGGTATTTTACTTGCCACTAACACAATGCACAAAGTGGCCTCTCCGATTGTTGAAGCGATTTCAGTGCCGTTTTTACATATTTTGGATGCGGTTGCAGACAGTATAAAAGCGAAAGGTTTAACCACTGTTGCCTTGCTAGGCACAGCTTTTACGATGAGTGATAATTTTTATGTGGACGGGTTACGTCAACGAGGGATCACGCCGTTAGTCCCTGATGAACAAACTCAGCAAGAAATTCACCGCATTATTTTTGAAGAACTCTGCTTAGGGCAGTTTTTACCACAGTCGAAAGCGTTTTATCTTAAAACAATTGAAAAGCTAACCGCTCTCGGTGCTCAAGGCGTTATTTTAGGTTGTACGGAAATCGGTTTATTAATCAATCAATCGGATTCAGCCCTACCGTTTTTTGATACAGCGGAATTGCATAGTGAAATGGCTGTGGGGTTTGTTTTGGGTTAA
- the ligA gene encoding NAD-dependent DNA ligase LigA → MPLLSQMQAQTDTTFTQLEALRQKLREYEYHYHVLDNPLVPDAEYDRLMNELKNLEWQHPEWITADSPTQRVGAKPLDGFAQVTHEIPMLSLDNAFSDEDLDGFLRRMESYISEDPLSLAFCCEPKLDGLAVSILYVDGVLSQAATRGDGTTGEDITSNIRTIRNIPLKLNMDNPPARLEVRGEVFMPQKGFEELNERALEKGEKTFANPRNAAAGSLRQLDPKITRQRPLVLNAYGIGVYESDDELPATHFERLQWLKSIGIPVNNEIRLATGREQLLAFYADIQAKRPTLGYDIDGTVLKVNDIGLQEQLGFISRSPRWAIAYKFPAQEEMTVLNDVEFQVGRTGAITPVAKLEPVFVAGVTVSNATLHNGDEIERLGIVIGDTVIIRRAGDVIPQIVGVVMDRRPENAEKIEFPTVCPVCESAVVRVEGEAVARCTGGLFCGAQRKEALKHFVSRKAMDIDGVGEKLIEQLMERELVHTPADLFKLDHTTLMRLDRMGEKSAQNALNSIEKAKNTTLARFLFALGIRDVGEATAQNLANHFHNLEAIRVATFEQLQEVQDVGEVVANRIVRFWQEPHNVAVVDDLIELGVHWQDVVQVEIADNPLKGKNVVLTGTLTQLTRDQAKALLQSFGCKVSGSVSSKTDYLIAGEKAGSKLAKAQELGVKVLTEQELVDLMPT, encoded by the coding sequence ATGCCTTTATTATCACAAATGCAAGCTCAAACGGACACGACTTTCACACAATTAGAAGCTTTACGTCAAAAATTACGAGAATACGAATACCATTATCACGTATTGGATAATCCGTTAGTGCCGGATGCGGAATATGACCGTTTAATGAATGAATTAAAAAATCTGGAATGGCAACATCCGGAATGGATTACTGCAGATTCACCGACTCAACGTGTCGGAGCGAAACCGCTGGACGGTTTTGCACAAGTGACACACGAGATTCCAATGTTATCGTTAGATAATGCTTTTTCTGATGAAGACCTAGACGGCTTTTTACGCCGTATGGAAAGCTATATCTCAGAGGACCCGCTCTCACTGGCTTTTTGCTGTGAGCCGAAATTAGACGGTTTGGCGGTCAGTATTTTGTATGTGGACGGTGTGTTAAGCCAAGCGGCAACACGTGGTGACGGTACAACCGGTGAGGATATTACCTCAAATATTCGTACCATTCGTAATATCCCGTTAAAACTGAATATGGATAACCCGCCGGCACGTTTAGAAGTGCGTGGCGAGGTGTTTATGCCGCAAAAAGGTTTCGAAGAACTGAATGAACGTGCGTTGGAAAAAGGTGAGAAAACCTTTGCTAACCCACGTAATGCGGCGGCAGGCTCATTACGTCAGTTAGATCCGAAAATCACTCGTCAGCGTCCACTTGTACTAAATGCTTACGGGATTGGGGTGTATGAATCGGATGATGAATTACCCGCAACCCATTTTGAACGTTTGCAATGGCTAAAATCTATTGGTATTCCGGTCAATAACGAAATTCGCTTGGCAACAGGACGTGAGCAATTACTTGCCTTTTATGCTGATATTCAAGCCAAACGTCCGACGCTCGGTTATGATATTGACGGCACAGTACTAAAAGTGAATGACATTGGCTTACAAGAGCAGCTCGGTTTTATTTCTCGTTCGCCACGTTGGGCGATTGCTTATAAATTCCCAGCACAAGAAGAAATGACAGTGCTGAATGATGTGGAATTTCAGGTGGGTAGAACCGGGGCGATTACGCCGGTAGCGAAATTAGAACCGGTATTTGTTGCCGGTGTAACGGTAAGTAATGCCACTTTGCATAACGGCGATGAAATTGAGCGTTTAGGCATTGTCATCGGCGATACGGTGATTATTCGCCGTGCCGGTGACGTGATTCCGCAAATTGTTGGGGTGGTGATGGATCGCCGTCCGGAAAATGCAGAAAAAATCGAATTTCCGACCGTTTGTCCGGTCTGTGAATCGGCAGTAGTACGTGTGGAAGGCGAAGCGGTTGCTCGCTGTACCGGCGGTTTATTCTGTGGTGCACAGCGTAAAGAGGCGTTAAAGCATTTTGTTTCTCGTAAGGCAATGGATATTGATGGCGTCGGTGAGAAGTTGATCGAACAATTAATGGAACGTGAGCTGGTGCATACACCGGCGGATCTGTTTAAACTCGATCACACCACTTTAATGCGTTTGGATCGAATGGGTGAGAAATCAGCGCAAAATGCGTTAAACAGCATCGAAAAAGCGAAAAATACCACTTTGGCACGTTTCTTATTTGCATTAGGAATTCGTGATGTTGGCGAAGCTACGGCGCAAAACTTAGCGAATCACTTTCATAATTTAGAAGCAATTCGAGTGGCAACCTTTGAGCAATTACAAGAAGTACAAGATGTCGGTGAAGTGGTGGCAAATCGTATCGTGCGTTTCTGGCAAGAGCCACACAATGTGGCTGTAGTTGATGATTTAATTGAACTAGGTGTACATTGGCAAGATGTGGTTCAGGTTGAAATTGCGGATAATCCGTTAAAAGGTAAAAATGTGGTGTTAACCGGTACGCTGACTCAATTAACTCGCGATCAAGCAAAAGCGCTTTTACAAAGTTTTGGTTGTAAGGTGTCCGGTTCGGTTTCAAGCAAAACCGATTATTTGATTGCCGGTGAAAAAGCCGGTTCAAAATTAGCGAAAGCGCAGGAATTGGGAGTTAAAGTCTTAACCGAACAAGAGTTGGTCGATTTAATGCCCACCTAA
- the gnd gene encoding decarboxylating NADP(+)-dependent phosphogluconate dehydrogenase, which produces MSVKGDIGVIGLAVMGQNLILNMNDNGFKVVAYNRTTSKVDEFLAGAAKGTNIIGAYSLEDLAAKLEKPRKVMLMVRAGEVVDQFIEALLPHLEEGDIIIDGGNSNYPDSNRRVKDLAAKGIRFIGTGVSGGEEGARHGPSIMPGGNIEAWEHVKPILQAISAKTDKGEPCCDWVGKEGAGHFVKMVHNGIEYGDMQLICEAYQFLKDGLGLSYDEMQAIFQEWKKTELDSYLIDITTDILGYKDEDGTPLVEKILDTAGQKGTGKWTGINALDFGIPLTLITESVFARCVSSFKDQRVAASKLFNKTITPVEGDKKVWIEAVRKALLASKIISYAQGFMLIREASENFGWDINYGATALLWREGCIIRSRFLGNIRDAYEANPDLVFLGSDDYFKGILENAMADWRKVVAKSIEVGIPMPCMASAITFLDGYTSERVPANLLQAQRDYFGAHTYERTDKPRGEFFHTNWTGRGGNTASTTYDV; this is translated from the coding sequence ATGTCAGTAAAAGGCGATATTGGCGTTATCGGTTTAGCGGTAATGGGTCAAAATTTAATTTTAAATATGAACGACAATGGCTTTAAAGTGGTGGCGTATAACCGCACTACTTCAAAAGTGGATGAGTTCTTAGCAGGTGCGGCGAAAGGCACAAATATTATCGGTGCTTATTCGTTAGAAGATTTAGCGGCGAAATTAGAAAAACCGCGTAAAGTGATGTTAATGGTGCGTGCCGGTGAAGTGGTGGATCAATTTATTGAAGCGCTTCTTCCACATTTAGAAGAAGGCGACATCATTATTGATGGTGGTAACTCAAATTACCCTGATTCAAACCGTCGTGTTAAAGATTTAGCTGCGAAAGGTATTCGTTTTATCGGTACCGGTGTTTCAGGCGGTGAAGAAGGTGCGCGTCACGGGCCTTCAATTATGCCGGGCGGTAACATTGAAGCGTGGGAACACGTTAAACCGATTTTACAAGCGATTTCAGCGAAAACCGATAAAGGCGAGCCTTGCTGTGATTGGGTTGGTAAAGAAGGTGCTGGTCATTTTGTGAAAATGGTTCACAACGGTATCGAATATGGCGATATGCAGTTAATTTGTGAAGCTTACCAATTCTTAAAAGACGGTTTAGGTTTAAGCTACGATGAAATGCAAGCGATTTTCCAAGAGTGGAAGAAAACCGAATTAGACAGCTACTTAATCGACATCACTACAGATATCTTAGGCTACAAAGACGAAGACGGTACGCCATTAGTTGAGAAAATCTTAGATACCGCAGGTCAAAAAGGTACAGGTAAATGGACAGGTATCAATGCGTTAGATTTTGGTATTCCATTAACCTTAATCACTGAATCGGTATTCGCTCGTTGCGTATCTTCATTTAAAGATCAACGTGTGGCAGCTTCGAAATTATTCAACAAAACTATCACGCCGGTTGAAGGCGACAAAAAAGTGTGGATTGAAGCGGTTCGCAAAGCGTTACTTGCCTCAAAAATCATTTCTTACGCACAGGGCTTTATGTTAATTCGTGAAGCGTCAGAAAACTTCGGTTGGGACATCAACTACGGTGCGACCGCACTGTTATGGCGTGAAGGTTGTATCATTCGTAGCCGTTTCTTAGGTAACATCCGTGATGCGTATGAAGCGAATCCGGACTTAGTATTCTTAGGTTCAGACGATTACTTCAAAGGTATTTTAGAAAATGCAATGGCAGATTGGCGTAAAGTGGTGGCGAAGTCTATCGAAGTAGGTATCCCAATGCCATGTATGGCGTCAGCGATCACGTTCTTAGACGGTTATACTTCAGAGCGTGTACCGGCAAACTTGCTCCAAGCACAGCGTGACTACTTCGGTGCGCACACTTATGAGCGTACTGATAAACCACGCGGCGAGTTCTTCCACACTAACTGGACAGGTCGTGGCGGTAACACCGCTTCAACCACTTATGATGTGTAA
- a CDS encoding polysaccharide export protein, producing the protein MNKLVKKLSILTASLALASCSIFPSSYSPIRYKNVEVKGEVLDVDKAVDAYLITPQLLKELAPFKASAQNNPALDQQIKAYQYHVGIGDVLNVTVWDHPELTTPAGTYRSAADSGNQVHANGTIFYPYVGTIKVNGLTVNQIRDRITSRLADYIMEPQVEVTVASFQSKKAYVTGEVKNPGQQFISNVPLTLLDAINKAGGLSADADWNNVTITHRGQDEIVSVEALLQKGDLTQNRLLTDGDIIHIPRNDAQKVFVIGEVQAPQLLKIGRNGMSLTEAISASGGIDKLAADATGIFVIRGERGTKQVVEDNNGNQIEKVANIYQLDVTNPTSYILGTEFFLKPYDVVYVTTAPLTRWNRVITQVLPTITGFNDLTEGTLRIKNW; encoded by the coding sequence ATGAATAAATTAGTAAAAAAACTCTCAATTCTTACCGCTTCTTTAGCGCTTGCGAGTTGCTCTATTTTTCCGAGCAGCTATTCTCCGATTCGTTATAAAAATGTCGAAGTAAAGGGTGAAGTGCTTGATGTAGATAAAGCGGTTGATGCTTATCTGATTACCCCCCAATTATTAAAAGAGCTAGCACCTTTTAAAGCGAGCGCACAAAACAATCCGGCATTGGATCAGCAAATTAAAGCTTATCAATATCACGTCGGAATCGGTGACGTACTGAATGTTACTGTTTGGGATCACCCTGAGCTCACTACGCCGGCAGGGACTTATCGTTCGGCAGCGGATAGCGGGAACCAAGTCCACGCTAACGGTACGATTTTTTACCCTTATGTCGGCACAATCAAAGTAAACGGCTTAACCGTTAACCAAATTAGAGACCGTATTACCAGCCGCCTTGCCGACTATATTATGGAACCACAAGTAGAAGTCACTGTAGCTTCTTTCCAATCTAAAAAGGCTTACGTTACCGGTGAAGTAAAAAATCCGGGACAACAATTTATCAGCAATGTACCTTTAACACTGCTTGATGCGATTAATAAAGCCGGCGGACTTTCTGCCGATGCGGACTGGAACAACGTCACCATTACACACCGTGGACAAGACGAAATCGTGTCAGTAGAAGCTCTGTTACAGAAAGGCGATCTTACGCAAAACCGCTTGTTAACAGACGGCGATATTATTCATATCCCACGTAATGACGCACAAAAAGTATTTGTTATCGGCGAGGTACAAGCGCCGCAGTTATTAAAAATCGGACGTAATGGCATGAGCCTTACTGAAGCGATTTCTGCTAGCGGTGGCATTGATAAGCTCGCTGCCGATGCAACGGGTATTTTCGTTATCCGTGGAGAACGAGGTACAAAACAAGTGGTTGAAGATAATAACGGCAACCAAATTGAAAAAGTGGCAAATATCTACCAGTTAGACGTAACCAACCCGACTTCTTATATTTTAGGTACCGAGTTTTTCCTGAAACCATACGATGTCGTTTATGTTACAACAGCACCACTTACCCGCTGGAACCGTGTGATCACCCAAGTATTACCGACAATTACCGGCTTTAACGATTTAACCGAAGGCACACTCCGCATTAAAAATTGGTAA